One Moritella sp. Urea-trap-13 genomic window carries:
- a CDS encoding DUF3545 family protein: MEGINQVSIENTKKETKSVSKRKWREIEAIKDKLNLEKEMDGYNDPLSYYSDLIA; this comes from the coding sequence ATGGAAGGAATAAATCAAGTGTCGATAGAAAATACAAAAAAAGAAACAAAATCAGTGTCAAAACGTAAATGGCGTGAGATTGAAGCTATTAAAGATAAGCTTAATTTAGAAAAGGAAATGGACGGTTATAACGATCCTTTAAGTTACTACTCTGATCTTATCGCTTAA
- a CDS encoding hemerythrin domain-containing protein → MLSLITKDHEQVEQLLNVLTEQLAELESEQQGVNFKLMDDIVHYLRNYIDRYHHPKEDLIYSYYLEHYVEDADMPNRLASEHQSLNFLSRELSSVLNMIQLDSVMPFDELAVQLRGFVDKQRSHIQYENNVVMPLMAEKFTPDDWCHIEHLWKNGDVQDVKTFATYNEAYDRLKQRIVNAGFMHEAEEELCLI, encoded by the coding sequence ATGTTATCTCTCATTACCAAAGATCATGAACAAGTAGAGCAATTGTTAAATGTACTAACTGAGCAGCTAGCAGAACTCGAATCTGAACAGCAGGGTGTTAATTTTAAATTGATGGACGATATTGTTCATTATTTACGTAATTATATTGACCGTTACCATCACCCGAAAGAAGATCTAATTTATTCTTATTACCTCGAGCATTATGTCGAAGATGCTGATATGCCCAATCGTTTAGCATCGGAGCATCAAAGTTTAAACTTCCTGAGTCGTGAACTTTCAAGTGTTTTAAATATGATCCAACTTGATTCTGTGATGCCATTTGACGAGCTAGCGGTACAATTAAGAGGTTTTGTTGATAAGCAACGCAGTCATATTCAATATGAAAACAATGTTGTCATGCCGTTAATGGCAGAGAAATTCACGCCAGATGACTGGTGTCATATTGAACATTTGTGGAAAAATGGCGATGTGCAAGATGTGAAAACATTCGCGACATATAATGAGGCTTATGATCGGCTGAAGCAGCGGATTGTTAACGCTGGATTTATGCACGAAGCAGAAGAAGAGCTTTGTTTGATATAA
- the ung gene encoding uracil-DNA glycosylase: MKTWAEFLLHEQQQPYYLALDNFIAAERAAGKVVYPKQDDVFQAFSLTPLKDVKVVILGQDPYHGPDQAHGLCFSVLPGIKIPPSLRNMYKELTTDIDGFATPDHGYLIEWAQQGILMLNTVLTVEQAQAHSHAKSGWETFTDHVVEQLNQQDEEIIFVLWGNHAKKKGRHIDRSRHHVLEGVHPSPLSASRGFFGSQHFSAINNRLQARQQTPINWQVSAVETLV; this comes from the coding sequence ATGAAAACTTGGGCAGAATTTTTGTTGCATGAGCAACAGCAACCGTACTACTTAGCGCTAGATAACTTTATCGCAGCAGAAAGAGCGGCTGGAAAAGTGGTTTATCCTAAACAAGACGATGTATTTCAAGCATTTTCATTAACGCCGTTAAAAGATGTCAAAGTGGTAATTTTAGGGCAAGACCCTTATCACGGACCAGATCAAGCCCACGGTTTGTGTTTTTCGGTATTACCAGGTATTAAGATCCCGCCTTCACTGCGTAATATGTATAAAGAACTGACAACCGATATCGACGGCTTTGCCACACCTGACCACGGTTATTTAATCGAATGGGCGCAACAAGGTATTTTAATGTTAAATACCGTGCTAACCGTCGAGCAAGCGCAAGCACATTCACATGCAAAATCGGGTTGGGAGACGTTCACTGACCATGTGGTTGAGCAGTTAAACCAGCAAGATGAAGAGATCATTTTTGTCCTATGGGGTAATCATGCCAAGAAAAAGGGCCGCCATATTGATCGCAGTCGCCATCATGTTTTAGAGGGCGTGCACCCATCACCATTGTCAGCCAGTCGTGGTTTCTTCGGTAGCCAGCATTTTTCTGCTATTAATAACCGCTTGCAAGCTCGTCAACAAACGCCGATCAATTGGCAAGTTAGCGCAGTTGAGACGCTGGTCTAA
- a CDS encoding sodium:alanine symporter family protein has product MTEVIDFINGLLWGSVLIYLLIGTGLYFTIKLGFIQFRHFTHMFSVLAGSRKSSNEGVSSFQALCTSLAARVGTGNLAGVAVAITAGGPGAVFWMWLIAVIGMATSFAESSLAQLFKTKDVDGNFRGGPAYYMEKGLGRRWMGVVFSICLIVAFGLVFNAVQSDAIANSMNNAFGFDKTIVGIVLVVFTSVIIFGGLRVIGAFAEIVVPFMALAYILIAFVVVAMNISELPAVFELIIKSAFGLDEAAGGALGVAMMQGIKRGLFSNEAGMGSAPNAAASAAPFPNHPASQGYVQMLGVFIDTIVICTATASIILLSDLGDTSGIGGIELTQHALSSHVGDWGSTFVAIAILFFAFTSIVANYSYAETSILFLNRDSKVMVWIFRVAVLGMVMFGAVAKSDLIWNMADASMGLMALVNIIAILMLSKFVIIIAKDYNKQLDAGKTPTFDSSEYPEIDKIINSEIWNAKLKK; this is encoded by the coding sequence ATGACGGAAGTTATCGACTTTATAAATGGCTTGTTGTGGGGCTCTGTACTGATTTATCTACTTATCGGCACAGGTTTGTATTTTACCATTAAATTAGGTTTTATCCAGTTCCGCCACTTTACTCATATGTTCTCTGTTCTTGCTGGTAGCCGTAAGAGCAGCAATGAAGGTGTTTCATCATTTCAAGCGCTATGCACAAGTCTAGCAGCGCGTGTTGGTACGGGTAACCTTGCTGGTGTTGCCGTCGCAATTACTGCTGGTGGTCCAGGTGCAGTATTCTGGATGTGGTTAATTGCTGTTATAGGTATGGCAACCAGTTTTGCCGAGAGTTCATTAGCGCAATTATTTAAAACCAAAGATGTTGATGGCAATTTCCGTGGTGGCCCCGCTTACTACATGGAAAAAGGCTTAGGCCGTCGTTGGATGGGCGTTGTATTCTCAATCTGCTTAATCGTGGCATTTGGTTTAGTATTTAATGCAGTGCAGTCAGATGCGATTGCTAACTCAATGAATAATGCGTTTGGTTTTGATAAAACCATCGTGGGTATCGTCTTAGTGGTATTCACTAGTGTTATTATTTTTGGTGGTCTACGTGTGATTGGTGCATTCGCTGAGATCGTGGTGCCATTCATGGCGTTGGCTTATATCCTCATTGCTTTTGTTGTTGTGGCAATGAACATTTCAGAATTACCTGCGGTATTTGAATTAATCATTAAATCTGCATTCGGCTTAGATGAAGCTGCTGGTGGCGCACTTGGTGTTGCTATGATGCAAGGTATTAAACGTGGTTTGTTCTCGAATGAAGCGGGTATGGGTAGCGCGCCAAATGCTGCGGCAAGTGCGGCTCCATTCCCTAATCACCCTGCATCACAAGGTTATGTGCAGATGTTAGGTGTGTTCATTGATACTATCGTTATCTGTACAGCGACAGCATCTATTATTCTACTGTCTGATCTTGGTGATACATCAGGGATTGGTGGTATCGAATTAACCCAACATGCATTGTCATCTCATGTCGGTGATTGGGGTAGTACCTTTGTTGCTATTGCTATTCTATTCTTCGCATTTACGTCAATTGTAGCAAACTACTCGTATGCAGAAACCAGTATCTTATTCTTGAACCGTGATTCAAAAGTAATGGTTTGGATCTTCCGTGTTGCGGTATTAGGGATGGTGATGTTTGGTGCGGTTGCTAAATCAGATCTGATTTGGAATATGGCTGATGCCTCAATGGGCCTCATGGCGCTGGTCAATATCATTGCCATCTTGATGTTATCTAAATTTGTTATCATTATCGCTAAAGATTACAACAAGCAATTAGATGCAGGCAAGACGCCGACATTTGATAGTTCAGAATACCCTGAAATAGATAAAATAATTAACAGTGAAATTTGGAATGCTAAACTGAAAAAATAG
- a CDS encoding chalcone isomerase family protein → MNKLATLASAMLLSFSVNAAQEVSGVSVPDNVSVEGTSLNYQGAGVRSKFFIDLYVGSLFTQAADKDVITSQAVSAIRLNIISGLITSEKMVTAINEGFDGATAGNTAPIAAEIAEFIGVFSAEIAKGDQFTLVSTPGTGLVTYKNNEKLSTINNDVFRQAVLSIWLGDEPADDDLKEDMLGL, encoded by the coding sequence ATGAATAAATTAGCAACTCTCGCTTCTGCAATGCTATTAAGTTTCTCTGTTAATGCTGCACAGGAAGTGTCTGGCGTTTCAGTACCAGATAATGTATCTGTTGAAGGCACATCACTTAATTATCAAGGGGCCGGTGTTCGTAGTAAATTCTTCATTGATCTGTATGTTGGTTCGCTATTTACACAAGCAGCGGATAAAGATGTAATAACCAGCCAAGCTGTAAGCGCAATTCGTCTTAATATCATTTCAGGTCTTATTACCTCTGAGAAAATGGTAACGGCGATCAACGAAGGTTTTGACGGGGCTACAGCAGGTAATACAGCTCCTATCGCAGCTGAAATCGCTGAATTTATTGGCGTGTTTAGTGCTGAAATTGCCAAAGGCGACCAATTTACGCTAGTGAGTACACCAGGCACAGGTTTGGTAACGTATAAAAATAATGAAAAGTTATCGACGATTAATAACGATGTATTTCGTCAAGCGGTACTGTCTATTTGGTTGGGTGATGAGCCAGCTGATGATGACTTGAAAGAGGATATGCTTGGGCTGTAA